A genomic stretch from Effusibacillus pohliae DSM 22757 includes:
- a CDS encoding C40 family peptidase, with the protein MLKRKVLSLVAAGVVAVSLAGPVSAETGYRSANLPPGVSYDQNVIPVAPLDADYQTKFDAVLKVAESKLGTPYRWGHNEDRGQFGFDCSNFTAYVYHHALGYKMSGSSQVQYRSVGTPVPKSEMRPGDLVVFDQGHHVGIYIGNGRMIQEGGGLGKVGYLPLKPGSYWYKHITVVKRMF; encoded by the coding sequence GCTTGTGGCGGCCGGGGTTGTGGCTGTCTCGCTGGCCGGTCCCGTATCTGCGGAAACAGGGTATCGTTCGGCGAATCTGCCGCCTGGAGTCAGTTACGACCAGAATGTAATACCGGTAGCCCCGCTGGATGCGGATTATCAAACCAAGTTTGATGCGGTGCTGAAAGTGGCCGAAAGCAAGCTGGGCACCCCGTACCGTTGGGGACATAATGAAGACCGGGGCCAGTTTGGATTCGATTGTTCCAATTTTACCGCTTATGTGTACCACCACGCATTGGGATACAAGATGAGCGGGTCTTCGCAGGTTCAATACCGTTCGGTCGGCACGCCGGTGCCCAAGTCGGAGATGCGTCCGGGCGATCTGGTCGTGTTTGACCAGGGCCACCATGTCGGAATCTATATCGGCAACGGCCGCATGATCCAGGAGGGCGGCGGTTTGGGCAAAGTCGGCTATCTGCCTCTGAAACCCGGTTCCTACTGGTACAAGCACATAACGGTTGTGAAACGGATGTTTTAA
- a CDS encoding sugar-binding protein, whose amino-acid sequence MYEKPRYHFILISQEINNPYWKLVLKGAEDAARNNNVAIEFRGPVESNLEQHIQLIEMAIASRVDGILTQGLEEAKFQPVIDKAIARGIPVITVDTDARTSKRLTYIGTNNYQAGYQAGKHMAEALHGQAKIGIITGSFEASNMIERLQGFQDAIRDEPGMQIVAIESSNISRIRAMEKTATLLNHHPEINALFGASALDGMAMAQVAFNRGRHDLYILAFDGLPETIDWMKKGVIAATVVQEPYQMGYHSVEQLIDAIQGKRLQPSYYTDIHILTADQLNRRGVGAKE is encoded by the coding sequence ATGTACGAAAAACCGCGCTATCACTTCATCCTGATTTCGCAGGAAATCAACAACCCGTATTGGAAATTGGTGTTAAAAGGGGCGGAGGATGCAGCCCGCAACAACAATGTGGCGATCGAATTTCGCGGTCCCGTGGAAAGCAACTTGGAACAGCATATCCAGTTGATCGAGATGGCGATCGCCAGTCGGGTCGATGGCATTTTGACACAAGGGTTGGAGGAAGCCAAGTTTCAGCCGGTCATTGACAAGGCGATCGCGCGCGGGATTCCGGTGATCACCGTCGACACCGACGCCCGCACTTCGAAACGGCTTACCTATATAGGAACAAACAATTACCAGGCAGGGTACCAGGCGGGCAAACATATGGCGGAAGCGCTGCACGGACAGGCAAAAATCGGCATTATCACCGGCAGCTTTGAAGCGTCCAATATGATCGAACGGCTGCAAGGTTTTCAGGATGCGATCCGTGATGAGCCCGGCATGCAGATCGTGGCAATTGAATCATCGAACATCAGTCGGATCCGGGCGATGGAAAAGACCGCCACCCTGCTCAACCATCATCCGGAAATCAACGCCCTGTTCGGGGCGAGCGCTCTTGACGGGATGGCGATGGCGCAGGTTGCCTTCAACCGGGGCAGACATGATTTGTATATCCTGGCATTTGACGGATTGCCGGAGACGATCGACTGGATGAAAAAAGGAGTGATTGCCGCAACGGTCGTCCAGGAACCGTACCAGATGGGTTACCACAGTGTGGAGCAATTGATCGACGCAATTCAGGGAAAGCGGTTGCAGCCGTCCTATTATACAGACATTCACATTTTGACAGCCGACCAATTGAATCGTCGCGGTGTCGGGGCAAAGGAGTGA
- a CDS encoding sensor histidine kinase, which yields MSGQRSEGTIRIHIKLLLFSASVILLFAGVSVLILWNKETALHRYDQIVRRLLLLNEISWQTNQMMTLVTNYMNAPSADTEAQFTHAYQQLQQKRSELASLENQTNFLTVRNYENLINSFLEQADLFLRDYKRNEIERYTSDYEEMAMIARFVKETTLDLIDNTLTGYQILYEQLKSKEEDYRRLIVSLLLASILLMALVMLLFAQSITRPIRQLEHAARLIGQGDFSGEDVQVTSKDEMQVLAHAFNVMKRNLRQHVQAIQERAEMERLLQEAELKSLQSQINPHFLFNTLNTISKLAYLEEAEETSELIDAVSSMLRYSLRKLDHPVTIAEEVEHVEHYFYIQKKRFGDRVATQVTVDPACRDLPIPNLTLQPLVENAFIHGVDDLESGGRISIRIYPDADDCVIEVEDNGKGMSDELRAQLLAFEHHAVRQGHSTGLGLHNVWQRLALFYGDRVRWDIRSQAGAGTLIRLQFPMARKEVGSV from the coding sequence GTGTCGGGGCAAAGGAGTGAAGGAACGATCCGCATTCACATCAAGCTTTTGTTGTTTTCCGCAAGCGTCATCCTGCTGTTTGCCGGTGTATCCGTCTTGATTCTTTGGAACAAGGAAACGGCGCTTCACCGGTACGACCAGATTGTCCGCCGGCTGTTGCTTTTGAACGAAATCTCCTGGCAAACCAACCAGATGATGACGCTCGTCACCAACTATATGAACGCTCCGTCTGCGGACACGGAAGCCCAGTTCACGCATGCGTATCAGCAGTTGCAGCAAAAGCGTTCCGAACTGGCTTCGCTCGAAAATCAGACCAACTTTCTGACCGTCCGCAACTATGAAAATCTAATCAACAGCTTTCTCGAGCAAGCGGATTTGTTCTTGCGGGATTACAAGCGAAACGAAATTGAGCGATATACGTCAGACTACGAGGAAATGGCAATGATCGCCCGATTTGTCAAAGAGACAACGCTTGATCTGATCGACAACACGTTGACCGGCTACCAGATCCTGTACGAACAATTGAAATCGAAAGAGGAAGACTACCGCCGGTTGATTGTCAGTCTGCTGCTCGCCTCGATTTTGCTGATGGCGTTGGTGATGCTCCTGTTCGCACAGAGCATCACGCGGCCGATCCGTCAGTTGGAGCATGCCGCCCGGCTGATCGGTCAAGGTGATTTTTCCGGCGAGGATGTGCAGGTGACCTCGAAAGACGAAATGCAGGTCCTGGCGCATGCGTTCAACGTGATGAAGCGCAATTTGCGGCAGCACGTGCAGGCGATCCAGGAGCGGGCGGAAATGGAACGGCTACTGCAGGAAGCGGAGCTGAAAAGCTTGCAAAGCCAGATCAACCCGCATTTTTTGTTCAACACGCTGAACACCATATCCAAACTCGCCTATCTGGAAGAGGCGGAGGAGACGAGCGAACTGATCGACGCGGTCTCCTCGATGCTGCGCTACAGTTTGCGCAAGCTGGATCATCCGGTGACGATCGCGGAGGAAGTCGAACATGTCGAACACTATTTTTACATCCAGAAAAAACGGTTTGGCGACCGGGTGGCAACCCAGGTGACGGTCGATCCGGCCTGCCGTGACTTGCCGATTCCCAACCTGACCTTGCAGCCCCTGGTTGAAAACGCGTTTATTCATGGCGTCGATGACCTGGAGTCCGGCGGCAGGATCAGCATCCGGATTTATCCGGATGCGGACGACTGTGTGATCGAGGTGGAAGATAACGGAAAGGGTATGTCGGACGAGCTGCGAGCGCAGCTGCTGGCGTTCGAACATCACGCCGTCCGGCAGGGCCACTCAACGGGGCTCGGACTGCACAATGTGTGGCAACGGCTTGCCCTGTTTTACGGGGATCGGGTGAGGTGGGACATTCGCTCGCAAGCGGGAGCCGGCACCCTGATTCGTCTGCAATTTCCGATGGCCAGAAAAGAGGTGGGATCCGTATGA
- a CDS encoding response regulator, with protein sequence MKVLICDDEQIERMALRQLLNRHLPELQVVAEAANGRQAILLADQHHPDIITMDIKMPGINGLETIQEIQSRHPHVRFLMISAYDTFDYAREAIQLGVKDYILKPSKKELILASFRKVMQDIERERAARQERLELLEQVAAMTPLAEQKRVEELLNDPAAHQLEADVPGDLRSGYVLTVWLDTTQRHDLQPILYDLLKMWGNVWVGPYRDGRMPVIIWKAGNRQAGTDAPPTGFLRSEVHALARKIKQRLPEQNVCLTVGRFASDPAQFPRSYRESLLVRRCMGQRQAIGFYEDHAADGGDPFVTVDPFIRQIIEQVKEGNEPEVAAAFSRMMQAVRRQSGDDWAAVRDTLLSFVAVVGHIFYDSCAIKAPSPLAVDGGVMQAQVEDYLQRLTAHWAELNRDRSKQAAALAMSYLQQRYAQDIRLEDVASHVGLSPSYFSRVFKEAYGVTFTDALTQIRMEEAKKRLQQGESVKAVALSVGYRDPNYFTRMFKKVTGRSPRAYREQKNPPSS encoded by the coding sequence ATGAAAGTATTGATTTGCGACGACGAACAGATTGAACGCATGGCGCTGCGGCAGCTGCTGAACCGACACCTGCCGGAGCTGCAGGTGGTGGCGGAGGCGGCCAATGGCCGGCAGGCGATCCTGCTGGCAGACCAGCACCACCCGGATATCATCACGATGGACATTAAGATGCCCGGGATCAACGGGTTGGAGACGATTCAGGAAATCCAGTCGCGGCATCCGCATGTCCGGTTTCTGATGATTTCCGCTTACGATACGTTCGATTATGCACGGGAAGCGATCCAGCTGGGCGTAAAAGATTACATTCTGAAACCGAGCAAAAAAGAACTGATTCTGGCCAGCTTCCGCAAGGTGATGCAAGATATCGAGCGGGAACGGGCGGCCCGGCAGGAGCGGCTCGAATTACTGGAACAGGTGGCTGCGATGACGCCCCTGGCGGAGCAAAAAAGGGTGGAAGAGCTGTTGAACGATCCGGCGGCCCACCAGTTGGAAGCGGATGTGCCGGGCGACTTGCGAAGCGGGTATGTACTGACCGTCTGGCTGGACACGACACAGCGGCACGATCTGCAGCCCATCCTGTATGACCTGTTGAAAATGTGGGGTAACGTGTGGGTGGGGCCGTACCGGGATGGACGAATGCCGGTCATTATCTGGAAAGCGGGGAACCGGCAAGCGGGAACAGACGCTCCTCCGACCGGTTTCCTGCGCTCCGAGGTGCACGCATTGGCTCGCAAAATCAAACAGAGGTTGCCTGAACAGAACGTTTGCCTGACGGTCGGCCGGTTTGCCAGCGATCCTGCGCAATTTCCCAGGTCGTACCGGGAATCGCTGCTGGTCAGACGGTGCATGGGCCAGCGGCAAGCGATCGGATTTTATGAGGATCATGCGGCGGACGGTGGTGACCCGTTTGTGACCGTTGATCCGTTCATCCGCCAGATCATCGAGCAGGTGAAGGAAGGCAACGAGCCGGAGGTGGCAGCCGCATTTTCCCGGATGATGCAGGCCGTTCGCCGGCAATCGGGCGATGACTGGGCTGCCGTGCGGGACACCCTGCTGTCGTTTGTCGCGGTTGTCGGGCACATTTTTTACGATTCGTGCGCCATCAAGGCGCCTTCTCCCCTGGCGGTAGACGGGGGAGTGATGCAGGCGCAGGTGGAAGACTATCTGCAGCGACTGACGGCCCATTGGGCGGAGCTGAACCGGGACCGGTCCAAACAGGCGGCGGCGCTGGCGATGAGCTATCTGCAGCAGCGGTATGCGCAAGATATCCGGCTGGAGGATGTCGCGTCCCATGTCGGGCTCAGTCCAAGCTACTTCAGCCGCGTCTTCAAAGAAGCGTACGGCGTCACGTTTACCGATGCGCTGACACAGATTCGCATGGAAGAAGCAAAAAAACGGCTGCAACAAGGCGAGTCCGTGAAAGCGGTTGCACTTTCGGTCGGCTACCGCGATCCGAATTATTTCACGCGGATGTTTAAAAAAGTCACCGGCCGTTCCCCCCGCGCCTACCGGGAGCAAAAAAATCCCCCCTCATCCTGA
- the xylF gene encoding D-xylose ABC transporter substrate-binding protein, producing the protein MNFRLKKWVAAASATALTLALTACGGANQSSPATSSSSSNKSKGKITIGLSLSTLQEERWQRDRDSFVAKAKELGADVSVQAADLDDAKQIAQAENLISQGVDILVVVPNNASAAAAIVEKAHAAKIPVIAYDRLIKNSDVDLYISFDNERVGQLQAEAITKLVPKGNYALIEGADTDNNAHLFKQGQMKVLQPLIDKGDIKIVYDQWTKDWQPNNALKNMENALTANNNKIDAVIAANDGTAGGAIMALMGQGLAGKVPVSGQDAELAALQRIVAGTQTMTVYKPVKKLAEKAAELAVQMAKGEKVQTDKKINNGKIDVPSILLDPIVVTKENIEQTVVADGFHKKEDIYMNKK; encoded by the coding sequence ATGAACTTTCGGTTGAAAAAATGGGTGGCAGCCGCATCCGCCACAGCTCTCACGTTGGCTTTGACTGCTTGCGGCGGGGCGAACCAATCCTCACCCGCGACTTCATCCTCATCTTCAAACAAATCGAAAGGCAAAATCACGATCGGTCTGTCGCTTTCCACGCTGCAGGAGGAAAGATGGCAGCGGGATCGCGACAGCTTTGTCGCCAAGGCGAAGGAACTGGGAGCCGACGTGTCGGTGCAGGCGGCCGATCTGGATGACGCAAAGCAGATTGCGCAAGCGGAAAACCTGATCAGCCAGGGGGTCGACATCCTGGTGGTCGTGCCGAACAACGCCAGCGCGGCTGCTGCAATCGTGGAAAAAGCGCATGCGGCGAAGATTCCGGTGATCGCGTACGACCGGCTGATCAAGAACTCCGATGTCGATTTGTACATCTCATTTGACAACGAACGGGTCGGTCAACTGCAGGCGGAAGCGATCACCAAACTGGTGCCGAAAGGCAACTATGCGCTGATCGAAGGTGCAGATACCGACAACAACGCCCATCTGTTCAAGCAGGGGCAGATGAAAGTCCTGCAGCCGCTGATCGACAAAGGTGACATCAAGATCGTCTACGACCAGTGGACGAAAGATTGGCAGCCGAACAACGCGCTGAAAAATATGGAGAACGCGCTGACCGCCAACAACAACAAGATCGATGCGGTGATCGCAGCCAACGATGGAACCGCGGGCGGCGCCATCATGGCGCTGATGGGCCAAGGGTTGGCGGGCAAGGTTCCCGTATCCGGCCAGGATGCGGAACTGGCCGCTTTGCAACGGATCGTGGCCGGCACGCAGACGATGACCGTCTACAAGCCGGTGAAAAAACTGGCGGAAAAAGCGGCCGAACTGGCGGTGCAAATGGCCAAGGGCGAAAAGGTGCAGACCGATAAGAAGATCAACAACGGCAAGATTGACGTGCCTTCCATCCTGCTGGATCCGATCGTGGTCACCAAGGAGAACATCGAGCAAACAGTGGTCGCTGACGGCTTTCATAAGAAAGAGGACATTTACATGAACAAAAAATAG